Part of the Streptomyces sp. f51 genome is shown below.
TGGCCGCAGCTCGCCGACATCGACTTCATGGTCCTCGAAGTCCCGCGCCTGGAACGCTCGGGCGAGGGCTGGAGCGACGAGGCCGTGCCGCTGGGCGGCACGATCGCGGCGCGCGAGGGGCGTCCCGCGCGCGTGGTCGTCTACCGCCGTCCGATCGAGATCCGCACCAAGGGGCGCGACGAGCGCGCCGCCCTGGTGCACGAGGTCGTCGTCGAACAGGTCGCCGAGCTGCTGGGCCTGACGCCGGAGACGGTCGACCCGCGCTACGGCGAGGACTGAGAACGGCCCCGGACGGGACCGTTCCCGCACATGTCAGTCCCGCGTCACTGCTTGAGCAGCACCGACAGATCCTGCTGGGCGTCCGGCACCGAGACCGTCCCGCGGTCGTCCGGGAGGTTCTGGATGGTGAAGCCGGGGACACCCTCCTGGGTCGCCGAGAGCATCCGGGAGGCGTAGACCGGGCCCCCGGAGACCTGCTCGACGGTGAGGGCGTACGTGCCCTTGAGGCCGCTCGGGACGGGCGCCTCGACGTTCTGGGTGGTTCCGCCCTTGATGGTGAACGTCTTCGAGACGGCCGTGCCGCCCCCGCTGCCCGCGGACGCGGTGACCTTGACCGTGGCACCCCCGGTCGGGGCGGTCACGGCGAGCGTGGACCCCTTGGCGGTGTTGTCGGCGACGGTCGCGCGCGCGCCGACCGGAGCGGTGGCCGGGATGAACGCGCTCTCCTGGTTCGCGCCCTTGCCGCGCACCACCCGCAGGGCGGCGACGACCGGCACGGAGGAGCCGGTGGGGGTGAGCACCAGGGAGCCCGCCTCGCCGCGGGTGACGTCCCCGAGGTCGACGGCGGTGGTCATGCCGGCCTTCACGTGCAGCGTCTCGTTGCCCGCCGGAGTGATCGTCCCCGAGGGCGAGGCGAGCCGGACCTTCAGGTCGGCGTCCGTGTCACCGGGCGCGAAGACGACCAGGCGCACGGAGGTGGCGTCCTTGGGGATGCCCGGCATGACGAGGCTGTCCGCCGGATCGGTGGAGGCGCCCAGCCAGTCGCCGCCCGTCTTGGCGTCCAGTGCCTGCACGGCGGCGCCGACCCGGCCGCTGCGGACCTTCACGTGCACGGTCAGGTCGTTCTGCGGATCGCCGGCGAGGGTGTTCAGCAGGATCGGCTCGCTGGCGTGCGCCTGGACCGTGATCCCGTCGGCCACCGTGGACTTGAGGGTGCCGTCCTTGCCGTACAGATCGATGTCGACGACCGCCGCCGCGTCGTCCGGGTTCGTCAGGTGCACGTAATCGGTGCGCTGCGCCGCGGTGCTGGCGCCCGGGAACCAGAACTCGGTGTCCGGGGCGGTGCAGTTGGTGCCGAGCAGGCCGCGTCCGACGCCCGCGACGACCTCGGTGCTCTGCTGGACCGTCCAGCCGGGTGCGAACTTGCCGGACGCGAGGCCGACGAGCGCGGGCGCGTCGGAGCCCGAGAGGTCGCCGGTCGCCGGCTTGCCGGGCTCCTTGGGCTGGACGACGGGCTTGGCGGTCTTGGCTCCGCCCTTCTTGCCGCTCTTGCCGCCGGACGAGCCGGTCCCGTCGACCGACTCCTCGGCGGCGGCCTGGAGTTGGGCCTTGCCGCTGCCGCTCGCGCCCTCCACGACGGGTGTGTAGGAGGTGTACGAGGTGTCCGCGATGTCGGAGGTGCTCGGCTGCGGGCACAGCAGGCTGGTGCGCTCCACGGGCAGCCGCGCGGCCGTGGCGGCCACGCCGGTGGTGCCCGACGTGCCGGACGGCTTGAGGGTCGCGAACCCGGTGACGGCGCCGAGCGCGGTCACCGCGGCGATCAGGGACAGGGTGGTGCGGTTCACTGATGGCTCCCGTCGGGGCGCTCATGGTCGGTGCCGTGCGGCCGGGTGGGGTCGTACGCCGGGTCGTAGCCCTGCTCGCCCGTGTCGTAGCCCTGGCCCCGGGGGTCGAAGGGCACGCCGTTCGCGTCGTAGCCCTGGCCGTAGTTCTGGTCGTACGCCGCCGTGCCGCCGTAGGCGTACGGGTCGTACTGGCCGCCCTGGTAGGGATCGGAGCCGTACTGCTGCTCGTAGGTGCCCGCCGGGTACCCCTGCTGACCCTGCTGCGCCTGCTGGCCCTCGTACCGATCGCCGCCGTAGCCGTCGTACTCGGCGTTCGCGTAGCTCGCGTCGTCCCAGTCGCCGTACGACTGCTGGTGCGGGACGGAGACGGCCGGGGCCTCCCGGTCCTCGTCCTCGTCGGCGTCCGCCCGGAACCCGTCGTCGAACTCCTGGTCCTCGTCCGGCTGCCCGGACTCCGCCTCGGCCTCGGCCTGGGCGCGCAGACGGCGGGCACGGCGGCCGTCGCCCGTCAGGTCCTCGGCGGTCACCGGCTGCTGTTCCTCGGGGAGGTCGTCGTCGATGTCCCGGCGCCGCCCGGGCAGGGCGAGCACCACGAGGACCAGGGCGAGGGCACCCTGCGCCCACAGCCAGGCCGTGTGGGTCAGCGGCGCGTCGAACGTGATGTCCAGCTTCCCGCCCTCGGCGGGCAGCCGGAAGCCCTGGGCCCAGCCGTCGACCGTGGTGCCGGTGAGCGGCTTGCCGTCCAGCGTCGCCGTCCAGCCGGGGTCGGCGCTGTCGGCAAGGCGCAGGACGCGGCCGTCCTGTCCGGTGGGGATCGTGGTGTGCACCTCGACCGGGCCGGCGGCGATGGACTCCGGGGCGCCGGACGCGGGGACGATCGCGGCGCGTGAGACCTGCTGGTCGACGCGCCACAGGGCGCTGCCGTCCTGCTGGCTCAGCCGGGACAGGCCCGTGGTCGCGTCCAGGACGCGGCTCACCTCGCGCGGCGCACCCTTGCGGACCAGGACGTAGCGCACGGCGAAGCCGCCGAGCTCGTCGGCCTGGTCGGCGCCGGATCCCGCCACGAGGTTGGCGACGACCTTGTCGAGCTTCGTGTTCTCGCCGCTGGAGGAGGCGAGTTCGGCGTCCCCGAGGCGGGCGCCGGAGCCGCGGACGAGGACGTAGCCGACCTCGGCGGGCGAGCGGCTGTCCAGGACGAGGGTGCGGGCCTGGTCGCGGGTGCCGCTCTCCTCCGCGACGAACGCGGGCACCTGCACCGGGTCGCGGCGCTCCACGGGTCCGTCGGCGCCGCGGATGATCCAGCCGGCGGCGACGAGCAGCGGGCCCGCGGCACAGGCGAAGGCGATGAGCGCGGCCACCGGCTGACGCCAGCCGAAGCTCTGCTCGGCCACGCGCGCGCGTGCCCCGTCGGAGCCGACGGCGGCGGCGGCGAGCAGCGCGAGGCCGTACACCAGGGTCGCGGGTCCCGCCCAGGTGGAGCGGTTGGACAGGGCCGCGAAGACGAGTGCCACGATGGCGATGACCCAGGCCGTGCGGATCCCGGCCTGGCGCTCGGAGCGCAGCAGGGCGGCCAGCGCGGCGAGCACGATGCCGAAGAGCATCAGTCCGCTGACGGTGCCGGGCCCGCCGGGGCTGGCGCTGAGCAGGTCGAGCGCGGAGGCCGCGCCGGTGCCGTAGTCGAGGCCCGCCTGCTTGAAGAAGCCGAACGGCAGCAGGGTCAGCGACCAGGGGGCGAGGACCAGCAGCGGGGTGCCGAGCTGGGCCAGGAAGCGCAGTCCGTAGGCGGGGATCTCCCTGCGGCGCACGACCAGGAGCGCGAGGCCGAGGACGAGCGCGATGGGCCACACGATCGGGGTGAAGGCCGTGGTGAAGGTCAGCAGCAGGGCGTACGCCCAGGTCGCGCGCCAGCTGCCGCGCGCGCGGGAGCCGTTCGTGAGACCGCTGGCCGCGATGCCCGCGCGCGCGATGAGCGGCAGCAGGATCGCGAGGACGGCGGTGCCGATGCGGCCGCCGGCGAGGGCTCCGGTGGCGGCGGGCAGGAAGGCGTACGCGACGGACGCCCAGGCGCGGAGCAGCCGGGACTCGACGAGGGGGCGCGAGGCGAAGTACGCGGCGAAGCCGGCCAGCGGCACGGATCCCACGAGGAGCACGGTGACCGCGAGGCCGGTGGAGCCGAGGAGCGTGGAGGCGAGGAGGGCGACGAGCGCGAGGTAGGGCGGGGCGGACTGGGTGGAGCCCGCGCCGACCGGATGCCAGGCGTCGAGGTAACGCGCCCACAGTTCGGAGGCGTCGGAGGGGGCGGGCAGCAGCGCGCCGCCCGCGAGGGCACCGCCGCCGAGCAGTTGGCGGCAGGCGAGGAGCGAGACGAACAGGAGCACCAGGAAGAGCATCGGGCCGGGGTTGCGCGCGATGCGCTTGATCCGGGCGAACTGCTCGATCTCCAGGAAGTCCCCGTCGTCGCCGCCGGGTCCGGACTCGACGGCACCTCCGTGCCGTCCGGCGCCCGTGGTGGCCTCGGCGTCGGATCCGCTCGTCAGGTTGCCCGCGACCTGCTCGAAGGTGGCGCGCACGGTGGCGCCGGGGGGCGGGAACAGGGGCCGCAGTTCGCCCTTGTCGACCTGCGGGCGGCCGCGCCTGCGCCGTCCGGCGATGATCCGCTCGGGTCGCAGCAGGACGCTCAGGAGGCCGCGGATCTCGTCGACGGCCTGTCCGGGGACCTTGCCCACGAGGTAGGCGACCGTGCGCATCAGGGTGCCGAGGACCAGGCGGATCATGATCCAGGGGACCTGCGCGGTACGGGCGTTGACGAGCAGGGTGTAGACGGCGCCCGCCTTGTCGACCCGGTGCGGGGACGCGGCGGTGCGGCCCACGCAGTCGACGGCCCGGCGCTCGCGGGAGGCCGCCTCGGCGTGCCGTACGACGGCTTCCGGGGCGACGAGGACCCGGTGGCCCGCGGCCTGGGCGCGCCAGCACAGGTCGACGTCGTCGCGCATGAGGGGCAGCCGGCGGTCGAATCCGCCGAGCTCCTCGAAGACGTCGCGGCGGATGAGCATGCCGGCGGTGGACACGGACAGCACGGGGTGGACGTGGTCGTGCTGTCCCTGGTCCTGCTCGCGCCGGTCGAGACCGGTCCAGCGACGGCCCGAGTTGGCGATGGTGACGCCGACCTCGAGGAGGGCTCTGCGGTCGTACCAGCCGCGGAGCTTGGGGCCGACGACGGCGACGTCCTGGCCGGCCTCCTGCTCGCTCTCCACGACGCGCAGCATGTGGGCCAGCGCGTCCGGCTCCGGGGCGCTGTCGTCGTGCAGCAGCCACAGCCACTGCTCGGGCTCGCCGTGCGGAAGGTCCGGCATGTCGTAGGTGTCGTCGCGCCAGCTGCGGGTGACGGGGTCCCAGCCGCTCGGACGCTTCAGATAGGGAAGGTCGTCCGGGGTCAGCTCGGGGGCGGTGCGGGTCACCTCCTCGACGGCCTGGCCGAAACCGGTGCGCCGCGCCAGGTGGAGCACACGGTCGGCGCCGAGCGCCTCGGTGAGCAGCTGGGCGGATTCGTCCGCGCTGCCGGTGTCGGCCGCCACCGCGTTCTGCACGGGGCGGTCCTGGCCGAGCAGCCCGGCGAGCGCCTGCGGCAGCCAGCGGGCGCCGTCGTGGGAGACGAGCACCGCGGTCACTACATGGCGCGGGAACTCAGGGGTGGCAGCGGCGTCGTTACTGGCTGCCGAAAGGCTGTGCACGGACATCGAGGTACGGGCCCCGGTTCGATGGACTGCGGTGGACGTCTGTGTCCGGCGGGGACAGCGGGACGTCTCGGACGAGGGCCCACACTAACGGCTGGGAAAGACGGCGGCCCGCCGCCTGTGGATAACCCACGTGCGACGGGCCGTTCCTTACGTAAGAGTGTGTGCCGTTTGGTCGGTGGCACCCGCCGGTGCGAACCGGTGTCCCCGGTCCGCTTCTCCGTACGACCGTTCTCAGACGGCGGCCTTCTTCAGCCGGCGCCGTTCCCGCTCGGACAGACCGCCCCAGATGCCGAACCGCTCGTCGTTGGCGAGCGCGTATTCGAGGCACTCGGAGCGGACCTCGCAGGCGAGGCAGACCTTCTTGGCCTCGCGGGTGGAGCCGCCCTTCTCGGGAAAGAACGACTCGGGGTCGGTCTGGGCGCACAGCGCGCGCTCCTGCCAGCCGAGTTCCTCGTCCGCGTCGTCGACCAGCAGTTGCTGCACCAGCTCGGTCATGTGCGCCCCTCGTCTGTCTTTCGCGTCCCCGTGATGCTGCCGTCACCTGTTCCGGCTGAACGACACGAGTGAAATTACAAGTGTGCCGATCCGGGCCAGTCAAGCCGAGATCTGCTATTAGGCCCCTTATTCACTCTGCGGAACCAAGGCTATGCGGAAAGTGTTCAAATCGGCATAAACCCTGACAGCCCAAGAGGTCCAGGTCAGACGCCCATCCCTCACAGAGGAGGACGTCCAGGCGTTCGATCTCGTTCCGACGCAGACCCCGAAGCGAATCGGATCACATTTAGATCACGGGATCGCGGCGAGGTTTGTTCACCCGGTTGTGCGCCATGTGTCCGGGGAGCCCACTGAACAAACCTTTCGCCTGTCAGATGAACCGGATGAGGTGAAACATCTCCCACATACCGGACATGCAGTTGACAGTGGAGGTGTGAACCGGTGTCCTTGTGGGCATGTTCGCGCACTTGGCTCCCACCTCGACCCGCACCGCCGGGTCCCTCGGTGCTGCCCGCGCGCGCTGTAGCTGTTGTTGCTGTCCCAGCTGTTGAGCCCTACCGCGCTCCGGCTGCCTCGCCGCCACTGAGGCGAATCCCCGCCCCTCACCGGGGCCACTGCCCTCACCCGGGCTCCTCTCCGCTCCCGACCAGGGCGGAACCCCCGCTCGCGACCCGGGCGGAAACGGCCAGCGACACCCCAGCACTCTCCCGCCGAGGAACCACCGCACCCATGAACAGCGACAGCGACCTCCAGATCGCCGGCGACATCCTCGAAGTCCCGCACCTGCTCCAGCCGCCGCGCGAACACCCGGCCACCGTGGCCGAGTTCGCCGGTCTCGCGCGCTCCATCGCCGCCGACCGCTCCCGGTGGGAACACCTCGTCCGCTACGACGCCGCCTCGCGTTGGTACCACCGGCTGCACACGGGACCCGGCTACGAGGTGTGGCTCCTGTCCTGGGTGCCGGGACAGGGCAGCGGGCTGCACGACCACGGCGGCTCCTCCGGCGTGCTGACCGTGCTGGACGGCGCGCTGACCGAGCGCACCGAGCGGGGCACACGCGCCCTGGGCTCCGGCGCGCAGCGGGTGTTCGCGCCCGGCTATGTCCACGAGGTCGTCAACGACTCGCTCGAACCGGCCGTCAGCCTGCACGTCTATTACCCGGGTCTCACCGAGATGCCGATGCACGCGGCGCGGTGCGCGGTCGCCGAGACGGTGTGAGGGGTTCTCGGGGCGGTGCGCGGGGCGGTGCGCGGTCGCCGGGACCGTGTGACGGGTGACGTGTTCGAGCCGTCGGCCGGGGCGGCCCGTCGTAACCGGCTGACACGATGTCGTAGCCGCCTGCGAGACTGAGCCCCATGCGCATTGTGGTTCTGGCAGGCGGTATCGGTGGTGCACGGTTCCTGCGTGGTCTCCAGCGGGCCGTGCCGGACGCGGACATCACGGTCATCGGCAACACCGGCGACGACATCCATCTCTTCGGGCTGAAGGTCTGCCCGGACCTCGACACGGTGATGTACACGCTCGGCGGCGGCATCAACGAGGAGCAGGGCTGGGGGCGGGCCGACGAGACCTTCCATCTCAAGGAGGAGCTCGCGGCGTACGGCCTCGGACCCGAGTGGTTCGGGCTCGGCGACCGCGACTTCGCGACGCACATCGTGCGGACGCAGATGTTGGGCGCGGGCTATCCGCTCAGCGCCGTCACCGAGGCCCTGTGCGACCGGTGGAAGCCGGGCGTGCGTCTCATCCCCATGTCCGACGACCGGGTCGAGACCCATGTCGCCGTCACCCTGCCCGAGGGCGACCCGTCCGGGGCCGCGGGCGAGCGCAAGGTGATCCACTTCCAGGAGTACTGGGTCCGGCTGCGTGCCTCCGTGCCGGCCGAGGCGATCGTGCCGGTGGGCGCCGAGCAGGCGAAGCCCGCTCCCGGGGTGCTGGAGGCCATCGCGGAGGCGGACGTCATCCTCTTCCCGCCGTCCAACCCCGTGGTGTCCGTCGGCACCATCCTCGCCGTGCCCGGCATCCGCGAGGCCATCGCCGAGGCGGGGGTGCCGGTCGTCGGCCTCTCCCCCATCGTCGGTGACGCCCCGGTGCGCGGCATGGCCGACAAGGTCCTGGCCGCGGTCGGCGTCGAGTCCACCGCCGCCGCGGTCGCCGAGCACTACGGCTCGGGTCTGCTGGACGGCTGGCTCGTCGACACCGTGGACGCCCCCTCCGTGGAACGCGTCCGGAGCGCCGGCATCCGCTGCCGGGCCGTACCGCTGATGATGTCCGACCTCGACGCGACGGCGGAGATGGCGCGGGAAGCGCTGGCACTGGCGGAGGAGGTACGGACGTCATGAGCACGATGGACGCGGCGGCGGCCGGAGACGCCCGGAACGCGGAAGGGCACGCGGGAGCGGAACGGCCCGAGCGGCCCGTCGGCACGGGCTACCGTGTCTGGGCGCTGGACGGGCTTCCCGAGGTGCGTCCGGGGGACGATCTGGCGAAGCTCGTCGCCGCGGCGGAGCCCGGACTGGTGGACGGCGACGTGCTGCTCGTCACCTCCAAGATCGTGTCGAAGGCCGAGGGCCGGATCGTCGAGGCCACCGACCGGGAGGCCGCCATCGACGCCGAGACCGTCCGGGTCGTGGCGCGGCGCGGCGCGCTGCGGATCGTCGAGAACCGGCAGGGTCTCGTGATGGCCGCGGCCGGCGTCGATGCCTCCAACACCCCCGCCGGGACGGTGCTGTTGCTGCCCGAGGACCCCGACGGCTCCGCGCGGGCGATCCGCGCCGGACTGCGGGACGCGCTCGGTGTCGACGTCGGCGTCGTGATCACGGACACCTTCGGACGGCCCTGGCGCACCGGGCTCACCGACGTCGCGATCGGCGCCGCGGGCGTCGAGGTCCTGGACGACCTGCGCGGCGGCACCGACGCGCACGGCAATCCGCTCAGCGCGACGGTCGTGGCCACCGCCGACGAACTCGCCGCCGCCGGTGACCTGGTCAAGGGCAAGTCCTCCGGGCTGCCCGTCGCGGTCGTGCGCGGGCTGGCCCACCTGGTGGGCGCCGAGGACGGCACGGGGGCACGGGCGATGGTGCGCGGGGCGCGGGACGACATGTTCCGGCTGGGCACCTCGGAGGCCGTGCGGGAGGCCGTGACCCAACGGCGTACGGTACGGGCCTTCACGGACGAGCCCGTCGACCCCGGTGCCGTACGCCGTGCGGTCGCCGCGGCGGTGACCGCACCGGCGCCGCACCACACCACGCCCTGGCGGTTCGTGCTCCTGGAGTCGGAGGCGTCGCGGACACGGCTGCTGGACGCCATGCGGGACGCCTGGATCGCGGATCTGCGGGCCGACGGGAAGAGCGAGGAGTCCATCGCCAAGCGGGTCCGCCGCGGTGACGTGCTGCGCAACGCGCCGTACCTCGTGGTGCCGTGTCTGGTCATGGACGGCTCGCACACGTACGGCGACGCACGGCGGGACGGCGCCGAGCGCGAGATGTTCGTGGTCGCCACCGGAGCGGGCGTGCAGAACTTCCTGGTCGCGCTGGCCGGGGAGCGGCTGGGCTCCGCGTGGGTGTCGTCGACGATGTTCTGCCGTGACGTCGTGCGCGAGGTCCTGGAGCTTCCGGACGACTGGGACCCGATGGGAGCCGTGGCCGTCGGACACGCGGCGGAGGCGCCGAGGGACCGGCCGGAGCGGGACGCGGCCGCCTTCGTCGCCGTTCGCTGACCGGCCCGGGTCGCCCGTCGGGCGGGGGCGCTTTCGGGGTGTTCCGGCTCGGGGGTGCGGGGGAGCGCCTACTCTCGTAGGACAGCCCCTGTGTCTTCCTAGGACCTCATCCTTGTCCGGACGTTTCGCTCCCCGGCCGACGCGTACGAGCGTGCGCGGCGGTCATGTCGTGGTGCCCGGCGCGGCCGGCGGGCGGCCGGCGGGCGCGGTGCCCCACCAGACGGCGGGGCCCGGACGCGTGCGGACGTGGACGCCGGACGGGCCACTCGATCTCGGGCTCGTGCTCGGACCGCTGCGGCGCGGACCGGGCGATCCGACCTTCCGTACGACCCCCGACGGGTCGGTGTGGCGGACCAGCCGTACGCCCGCCGGGCCCGGAACCCTGCGGGTCGCCCTGCGCGGCGGTGTGGCCCGGGGCGAGGCCTGGGGGCCGGGGGCCGAATGGCTCCTCGACGGGCTCCCGGACCTGCTCGGCGCCGCCGACGACCCCGCCGCCTTCGAGCCGCGGCACCGGCTGGTCGCGCTCGCCCGGCACCGGCGGCCCGGTCTGAGGCTGGTGCGGACCGGGCTCGTGATGGAGTCGCTGATCCCGTCCGTCCTGGAGCAGAAGGTCACCACCGACGAGGCGTACCGGGCCTGGCGGCTGCTGGTCCGGAGGTTCGGGGAGCCGGCGCCGGGGCCCGCCCCCGAGCGGATGTACGTCATGCCGGCGCCGCGGACGTGGGCCCTGATCCCGTCCTGGGAGTGGCACCGGGCCGGGGTCGACGACAAGCGGGCCGGCACGATTCTGCGGGCCGTGCGGGTCGCTGCGCGGCTGGAGGAGGGCGTCGGGTTCGATGCCGAGGGGGCCCGGCGGCGGCTGGAGCTGGTGCCGGGGGTCGGGCCGTGGACGTCGGCCGAGGTCGTGCAGCGCAGTCATGGTTCGGCGGATGCGGTGACCGTCGGGGATCTGCATCTGCCGGGGATCGTGGGGTACGCGCTGGCCGGGGACCGGGACGCCGACGACGCCGTGATGCTGGAGCTGCTTGAGCCGTATGCCGGGCAGCGGCATCGGGCCGCTCGGCTGATCCTGCTGTCCGGGCGTACTCCTCCCCGGCGTACGCCGAAGATGCCGCGCACGGACATCGGGCTGCTCTGACCTGGCGTCCCGCCTCCACCGGCCCGGCCCTGTCCTGTCCTGTCCTCGCCCGCCTTGCGCCGAGCGTCGGCGTGCCTCGTCGCAAGCCGGATTTCGCCCCCTCCGCCCCTGCCCGTCCCGGGGGCTCCGCCCCGGACCCCGCTCCTCAAACGCCGGAGGGGCTGAGAGTGCGGACCGGAGGGGCTGGATCCTTGCCCCTCCGGCGGGGTTTCGTCGGGTTACTGGTCCGAGGAGAAGCGGAGGGTCGCCGCCGGGATCCGGGCTTCGCACCAGACCCGGACTCCCTCGCGGAGTTCGTTGTCGGGGCCGACGACCGCGCCGTCTCCGATGACGGTGCCGGTCAGGTGGGTGCGTTCGCCGATGCGGGCGCCGGCTCCGACGAAGGAGTCGGTGACGACCGCGCCGGACTCGACGACGGCTCCGGCGAGGATCGTGCTGCCGGAGATCCGGGCGCCCTCGCCGATCCGGGCGCCCTCACCGACCACCGTGCCACCGGTGAGCTTGGCGTCGGGGGCCACCGTGGCCGTGGGCAGGACCAGCCGGTCGCCGCAGCGGCCGGGAACGGCCGGGGACGGGGCGCGCCCGAGCACCAGGTCGGCGGAGCCGCGGACGAAGGCCTGGGGGGTGCCCAGATCCAGCCAGTAGGTGGAGTCCACCATGCCCTGGAGGTGGGCGCCGGTGGCCAGGAGCTCCGGGAAGGTCTCCCGCTCCACCGAGACGGGGCGGCCCGCGGGGATCGTGTCGATGACGGAGCGGCGGAAGACGTACGCCCCCGCGTTGATCTGGTCGGTGACGATCTCCTCGGGGCTCTGCGGCTTCTCCAGGAAGGCCGTGACGCGCCCCGTGGCGTCGGTGGGGACCAGGCCGAACGCGCGCGGGTCCTCCACCCGGGTCAGATGCAGGGAGACGTCCGCGCCCGTCGTCTCGTGGGTCGTCACCAGAGCCCGGATGTCCAGGCCGGTGAGGATGTCGCCGTTGAAGATCAGGACCGGGTCGTCGGGGCCCGAGCGCAGCCGGGAGGCCACGTTGCGGATGGCGCCGCCCGTGCCCAGCGGCTCCTCCTCGGTGACGTACTCGATGTGCAGGCCCAGCGAGGAGCCGTCGCCGAAGTACGGCTCGAAGACCTCGGCGAGGTAGGAGGTCGCCAGCACGATGTGGTCGACGCCCGCGGCGCGCGCCCGCGCCAGCTGGTGCGTGAGGAAGGGGACCCCGGCCGCCGGGACCATCGGCTTGGGGGTGTGCACCGTGAGCGGGCGCAGCCGGGTGCCTCTGCCGCCGACCAGGAGGATCGCTTCTGTCACCTGTCGTCTCTGCTTCCTGCCGGGACCGGCCGAACTGTCTTTCGGCCGGCCAGTTTATGCAGACCGTTCGATGGCGCCTTCGATGGCCGTGCGGTAGTCCTTCGACGGGCCTCTGCCGTGACGTCGGGTGATCCCGGCCGGCGCGGCCCCGCCGGTCCGTCGCCGGCCGGGCCGTTCCGGGTGACCGCGGGGCGGTCTAGCGGCCCTGGTAGCGGGCCGCCGTCGTTCTGGCCGTGCCGAGCTTGCCGTAGAGAAGCCGTCCGGGGCACTCCGTGGCGAATCCGTCCCGATGGCCGGAGATCACGTTCAGTCGTACGTTCTTTCCTTTTCGGTAGAGATTGCCACCGGCCGACTTCAGGTATGTCTTGCCACGCGGATCGGCACCGTAGAGACCGAGTTTCCACGCCGTGAGCCGGGAGATGGCCTTGAGCGCCGCGTCGGTCGGCTTGGTGCTGCCGAAACTGCCGATCACGGCGATCCCCATGCTGTTCGTGTTGAACCCGCGGGTGTGGGCGCCCATGACCGCCTTGGCGACGCCTCCGGCCCGGCCCTCGTAGATGTTCCCGCACTTGTCGACGAGGAAGTTGTAGCCGATGTCGCGCCAGCCGCTGCTCACCACGTGGTAGCGGTAGATACTGCGGATGACCGAAGGCGCCTGGGAGCAGGTGTACTTGTTCCCCGACGCCGTGTGGTGCACGAAGGCCGC
Proteins encoded:
- a CDS encoding metallopeptidase family protein, with product MDNPVPPRAAAAGPRRRDRHGRGMRGPVAPPQVPLAASRSEVFADLVQDSVERLERRWPQLADIDFMVLEVPRLERSGEGWSDEAVPLGGTIAAREGRPARVVVYRRPIEIRTKGRDERAALVHEVVVEQVAELLGLTPETVDPRYGED
- a CDS encoding DUF5719 family protein — protein: MNRTTLSLIAAVTALGAVTGFATLKPSGTSGTTGVAATAARLPVERTSLLCPQPSTSDIADTSYTSYTPVVEGASGSGKAQLQAAAEESVDGTGSSGGKSGKKGGAKTAKPVVQPKEPGKPATGDLSGSDAPALVGLASGKFAPGWTVQQSTEVVAGVGRGLLGTNCTAPDTEFWFPGASTAAQRTDYVHLTNPDDAAAVVDIDLYGKDGTLKSTVADGITVQAHASEPILLNTLAGDPQNDLTVHVKVRSGRVGAAVQALDAKTGGDWLGASTDPADSLVMPGIPKDATSVRLVVFAPGDTDADLKVRLASPSGTITPAGNETLHVKAGMTTAVDLGDVTRGEAGSLVLTPTGSSVPVVAALRVVRGKGANQESAFIPATAPVGARATVADNTAKGSTLAVTAPTGGATVKVTASAGSGGGTAVSKTFTIKGGTTQNVEAPVPSGLKGTYALTVEQVSGGPVYASRMLSATQEGVPGFTIQNLPDDRGTVSVPDAQQDLSVLLKQ
- a CDS encoding glycosyltransferase, producing the protein MSVHSLSAASNDAAATPEFPRHVVTAVLVSHDGARWLPQALAGLLGQDRPVQNAVAADTGSADESAQLLTEALGADRVLHLARRTGFGQAVEEVTRTAPELTPDDLPYLKRPSGWDPVTRSWRDDTYDMPDLPHGEPEQWLWLLHDDSAPEPDALAHMLRVVESEQEAGQDVAVVGPKLRGWYDRRALLEVGVTIANSGRRWTGLDRREQDQGQHDHVHPVLSVSTAGMLIRRDVFEELGGFDRRLPLMRDDVDLCWRAQAAGHRVLVAPEAVVRHAEAASRERRAVDCVGRTAASPHRVDKAGAVYTLLVNARTAQVPWIMIRLVLGTLMRTVAYLVGKVPGQAVDEIRGLLSVLLRPERIIAGRRRRGRPQVDKGELRPLFPPPGATVRATFEQVAGNLTSGSDAEATTGAGRHGGAVESGPGGDDGDFLEIEQFARIKRIARNPGPMLFLVLLFVSLLACRQLLGGGALAGGALLPAPSDASELWARYLDAWHPVGAGSTQSAPPYLALVALLASTLLGSTGLAVTVLLVGSVPLAGFAAYFASRPLVESRLLRAWASVAYAFLPAATGALAGGRIGTAVLAILLPLIARAGIAASGLTNGSRARGSWRATWAYALLLTFTTAFTPIVWPIALVLGLALLVVRRREIPAYGLRFLAQLGTPLLVLAPWSLTLLPFGFFKQAGLDYGTGAASALDLLSASPGGPGTVSGLMLFGIVLAALAALLRSERQAGIRTAWVIAIVALVFAALSNRSTWAGPATLVYGLALLAAAAVGSDGARARVAEQSFGWRQPVAALIAFACAAGPLLVAAGWIIRGADGPVERRDPVQVPAFVAEESGTRDQARTLVLDSRSPAEVGYVLVRGSGARLGDAELASSSGENTKLDKVVANLVAGSGADQADELGGFAVRYVLVRKGAPREVSRVLDATTGLSRLSQQDGSALWRVDQQVSRAAIVPASGAPESIAAGPVEVHTTIPTGQDGRVLRLADSADPGWTATLDGKPLTGTTVDGWAQGFRLPAEGGKLDITFDAPLTHTAWLWAQGALALVLVVLALPGRRRDIDDDLPEEQQPVTAEDLTGDGRRARRLRAQAEAEAESGQPDEDQEFDDGFRADADEDEDREAPAVSVPHQQSYGDWDDASYANAEYDGYGGDRYEGQQAQQGQQGYPAGTYEQQYGSDPYQGGQYDPYAYGGTAAYDQNYGQGYDANGVPFDPRGQGYDTGEQGYDPAYDPTRPHGTDHERPDGSHQ
- a CDS encoding WhiB family transcriptional regulator; amino-acid sequence: MTELVQQLLVDDADEELGWQERALCAQTDPESFFPEKGGSTREAKKVCLACEVRSECLEYALANDERFGIWGGLSERERRRLKKAAV
- a CDS encoding cysteine dioxygenase family protein, whose protein sequence is MNSDSDLQIAGDILEVPHLLQPPREHPATVAEFAGLARSIAADRSRWEHLVRYDAASRWYHRLHTGPGYEVWLLSWVPGQGSGLHDHGGSSGVLTVLDGALTERTERGTRALGSGAQRVFAPGYVHEVVNDSLEPAVSLHVYYPGLTEMPMHAARCAVAETV
- the cofD gene encoding 2-phospho-L-lactate transferase, which gives rise to MRIVVLAGGIGGARFLRGLQRAVPDADITVIGNTGDDIHLFGLKVCPDLDTVMYTLGGGINEEQGWGRADETFHLKEELAAYGLGPEWFGLGDRDFATHIVRTQMLGAGYPLSAVTEALCDRWKPGVRLIPMSDDRVETHVAVTLPEGDPSGAAGERKVIHFQEYWVRLRASVPAEAIVPVGAEQAKPAPGVLEAIAEADVILFPPSNPVVSVGTILAVPGIREAIAEAGVPVVGLSPIVGDAPVRGMADKVLAAVGVESTAAAVAEHYGSGLLDGWLVDTVDAPSVERVRSAGIRCRAVPLMMSDLDATAEMAREALALAEEVRTS